The Magnetospirillum sp. WYHS-4 region GACACCGGCCCCATATCCTGCGGTTCGAGGAGGAATATCTTAAACCGGTTTGGGCTCCAAATGGCGATGGACCCAATCCGCCGCTCCACCTCGGCAACGTCGGGGAAAGACATTCTGACCAGCTTGCCTCCAAGCCGTTCGACCAGATCCTCAAGGTCCTGTCCGATCATGAGTTCGAACTTCTTGGCTACCTGCTCGGCGAACCCCTGAATCACATGACGTCTAAGATACGTCGGCTTTGGAATGGGGAAATTCTCGGGATCTTCACGATCAGAGGATTTCCGGCCTGCCCTATCAGCGGTCATTGCGCATTTCTCCACTACCACCTGCCGGCCTCTACCGGCAGCCTCTCCTAATGGTTTGCCGCCGTGCCATCCCTGGAAAGACCGGCGTTCTACCACCCCCGCCGCTGGGGGTCAACGTCCCAAGACGCCGCAACGAACGAAAAAGTGAACCGGCAAGCTGCCGAGCCCCATTCGATTGCCGAACGTATGCGATCACCATCTCACACGCCCTCACTGCCTGCGAACAATATGTAGGCACGCATCCAGATATAACAACTATATCTTCTCACCCAGCCCCTAACCCCAGGTTAACCGGCGATTTTTTTTCCACGGTAGCACCCGGCCGTAGAGCCCCGCCTGTCACCGGAAGTCCCGCGACTCGGTCCGCAGGGTGGGCTGGCCGCGGCTCAGGGAGGCCAGGTGGGGGGTCAGGTCGGCAAGGGTCTCGGCCAGCAGGTGGATCACCGGACCGTCCCGCTGGACCCGGCCGCAGGCCCCCAGC contains the following coding sequences:
- a CDS encoding ImmA/IrrE family metallo-endopeptidase, which gives rise to MTADRAGRKSSDREDPENFPIPKPTYLRRHVIQGFAEQVAKKFELMIGQDLEDLVERLGGKLVRMSFPDVAEVERRIGSIAIWSPNRFKIFLLEPQDMGPVSTRETIAHELGHLFLHYPLAGGRMRANHTVPEKETRLAELEAIWFAEAFLVPREPLSQLHRKEGNNYTDLAARFSVSELTIRNRIAAIGA